A single genomic interval of Chryseobacterium paludis harbors:
- the rmuC gene encoding DNA recombination protein RmuC, whose amino-acid sequence MEMTYLIVGFIVGGILGAIVLYYILKSSMVSRTSYDEIKNLSIKNSSDLENSSLKIQELNQNINIEKDLNQQQLDLLNDLKNEYAKISAEHSSLHTQFQEQKQITAKQTSQLESLITEKQHIFARNSELSAINDSLKKSLETQKEEMIKIQEDSKIQFENLANKILEEKSEKFTILNQSNLKTILEPFQEKIADLKNRVNEAYEKENKERFSLAEKVRELAVLNQQISEDAKKLTRALKGESKTQGNWGEMILESILEKSGLVKGREYFLEHELRDEDNKALFSEFSGKKMRPDAVVKYPDERNVIIDSKVSLTAFTELVDETDPDIHAIKLNQHLGSVKNHINQLSQKAYDDYGKSLDFVMMFIPSEPAYIAAMQADQNLWNFAYDKRILLLNPSNLITSLKLIADLWKREYQNKNSMEIADRGAKLYDKFVGFVENLEKVGKNLDQAKNVFNDAYKQLSTGNDNLINQTQKLKSLGIKNKKELPQSLIENGEATPNLE is encoded by the coding sequence ATGGAGATGACATATTTAATCGTTGGTTTTATTGTTGGCGGAATATTAGGCGCTATTGTTTTATACTATATCCTGAAATCATCAATGGTTTCAAGAACCTCTTATGATGAAATTAAAAATTTATCTATTAAGAATAGTTCAGATTTAGAAAATTCTAGTCTAAAAATCCAGGAACTTAATCAAAATATTAATATCGAAAAAGATCTTAACCAGCAGCAACTCGATCTATTAAATGATCTAAAAAATGAGTACGCTAAAATTTCTGCAGAACACTCCTCTTTACATACTCAGTTCCAGGAACAGAAACAGATCACTGCAAAACAAACTTCTCAACTTGAAAGTTTAATAACAGAAAAACAACATATTTTTGCCCGTAATTCAGAACTATCTGCAATTAATGATAGTTTAAAGAAATCCCTTGAAACTCAAAAGGAAGAAATGATAAAAATCCAGGAAGATTCAAAAATCCAATTTGAAAATTTAGCCAATAAAATCCTGGAGGAAAAATCCGAAAAATTTACCATACTGAATCAAAGTAATCTCAAAACAATTCTGGAACCATTTCAGGAAAAAATTGCAGATCTAAAAAACAGGGTCAATGAAGCTTATGAAAAAGAAAATAAAGAACGTTTTTCTTTAGCTGAAAAAGTAAGAGAGCTTGCCGTACTTAACCAGCAGATCTCTGAAGATGCAAAGAAGCTGACAAGAGCATTAAAAGGCGAAAGCAAAACACAGGGTAACTGGGGTGAAATGATCCTTGAAAGTATCCTTGAAAAGTCGGGGTTGGTAAAAGGAAGGGAATATTTTCTTGAACATGAACTTCGGGATGAAGATAACAAGGCATTATTTTCAGAATTTTCAGGAAAGAAAATGCGTCCTGATGCCGTGGTAAAATACCCTGATGAAAGAAATGTGATCATAGATTCAAAAGTTTCTTTAACAGCATTTACGGAGCTGGTAGATGAAACTGATCCTGATATCCATGCTATAAAACTTAACCAGCATTTAGGTTCTGTAAAAAACCATATTAATCAATTGAGCCAGAAAGCATATGATGATTATGGAAAATCTTTAGATTTTGTGATGATGTTTATCCCAAGTGAACCAGCCTATATTGCAGCAATGCAAGCTGATCAGAATCTTTGGAATTTTGCTTATGACAAAAGGATTCTTCTTTTAAATCCAAGCAATTTGATCACTTCCCTAAAACTGATCGCCGACTTGTGGAAACGTGAGTATCAAAATAAAAATTCCATGGAGATTGCAGATAGAGGAGCTAAATTGTATGATAAATTTGTAGGGTTCGTTGAGAACCTTGAAAAAGTAGGTAAGAATTTGGATCAGGCAAAGAATGTTTTCAATGATGCCTATAAGCAACTTTCAACAGGAAATGACAATCTGATCAACCAAACTCAAAAACTGAAATCACTAGGAATAAAGAATAAAAAGGAACTTCCTCAAAGTCTTATTGAAAACGGTGAAGCTACGCCGAATCTAGAATAA
- a CDS encoding YciI family protein, with protein sequence MRSKIYFSLSLLIAALSFAQEKKAAKPKFNQELATSLGADKYGMKAYTIVMLTTGSAKIEDKVKMGELMKGHMANIGKLADEGKIIVAGPFLEKNKETYRGMFIFNTKSKEEAEQWVKTDPAVQAGVFSYEIFPWYGSAALPLYLKHHEEITKENP encoded by the coding sequence ATGAGATCAAAAATTTATTTTTCCCTTAGTCTTTTGATAGCAGCTTTATCTTTCGCTCAGGAGAAAAAAGCAGCAAAACCAAAATTCAATCAAGAACTGGCTACCTCATTGGGAGCTGACAAATATGGAATGAAAGCTTATACCATTGTCATGCTTACTACAGGATCCGCAAAGATTGAAGATAAAGTGAAAATGGGTGAATTAATGAAAGGACATATGGCTAATATTGGTAAGTTAGCGGATGAAGGTAAGATCATAGTTGCCGGGCCTTTTTTAGAAAAGAATAAAGAAACCTATCGTGGGATGTTTATTTTCAATACCAAATCCAAAGAGGAAGCCGAGCAATGGGTAAAAACAGATCCTGCAGTACAAGCCGGAGTTTTTAGTTACGAAATATTTCCATGGTATGGATCTGCTGCATTGCCTTTATATTTAAAACACCACGAAGAAATCACAAAAGAAAATCCTTAA
- the rpsJ gene encoding 30S ribosomal protein S10, producing the protein MSQRIRIKLKSYDYNLVDKSAEKIVKTVKATGAVVNGPIPLPTNKRIFTVLRSPHVNKKAREQFQLSAHKRLMDIYSSSSKTVDALMKLELPSGVDVEIKV; encoded by the coding sequence ATGTCACAAAGAATCAGAATAAAACTAAAATCTTACGATTACAACTTGGTAGACAAGTCTGCTGAGAAAATCGTAAAAACGGTAAAGGCTACTGGTGCTGTTGTAAACGGACCAATTCCATTGCCAACTAATAAGAGAATCTTCACTGTGTTGAGATCTCCACACGTAAATAAGAAAGCTAGAGAACAGTTCCAACTTTCAGCTCACAAGAGATTGATGGATATCTATTCTTCTTCTTCTAAAACTGTGGACGCTCTAATGAAATTAGAGTTACCAAGCGGTGTAGATGTTGAAATTAAAGTGTGA
- the rpsL gene encoding 30S ribosomal protein S12, with protein MPTIQQLVRKGRATLAKKSKSAALDSCPQRRGVCTRVYTTTPKKPNSALRKVARVRLSNGKEVNAYIPGEGHNLQEHSIVLVRGGRVKDLPGVRYHIVRGALDTAGVNGRTQRRSKYGAKRPKPGQAAAAPAKGKKK; from the coding sequence ATGCCTACTATTCAACAATTAGTAAGAAAAGGAAGAGCCACGCTTGCCAAGAAGAGCAAATCGGCTGCCCTTGATTCTTGTCCACAAAGACGAGGTGTATGTACGAGAGTGTATACTACCACTCCTAAGAAACCTAACTCTGCACTTAGAAAAGTTGCAAGGGTAAGACTTTCAAACGGTAAAGAAGTCAACGCCTACATCCCGGGCGAAGGACATAATCTTCAAGAGCACTCGATAGTATTGGTGAGAGGCGGAAGGGTGAAAGACCTACCGGGAGTACGTTACCACATCGTAAGAGGTGCATTAGACACCGCTGGTGTTAATGGAAGAACACAGAGAAGATCTAAGTACGGAGCTAAGAGACCTAAACCAGGTCAGGCAGCTGCTGCACCAGCAAAAGGAAAGAAAAAATAA
- the fusA gene encoding elongation factor G, with protein MSRDLKFTRNIGIAAHIDAGKTTTTERILFYTGVNHKIGEVHDGASTMDWMEQEAERGITITSAATTCNWNFPTDQGKTLPETKPYHFNIIDTPGHVDFTVEVNRSLRVLDGLVFLFSAVDGVEPQSETNWRLADNYKVARMGFVNKMDRQGADFLNVVNQVKTMLGSNAVPIVLPIGAEEDFKGVVDLIKNRAIIWDEAGQGATFEVVPIPEDMKAEVLEYREKLVEAVADYDETLMEKFFEDPDSISEDEINEALRKATIDLSIIPMTCGSSFKNKGVQFMLDAVCKYLPSPLDKDDIKGTDPRTDAEITRKPDVNEPFSALAFKIATDPFVGRLAFFRAYSGRLDAGSYILNTRSGDKERISRIYQMHANKQNPVEYIEAGDIGAAVGFKSIKTGDTMCDEKNPIVLESMVFPDPVIGIAVEPKTKADQDKMGNALAKLAEEDPTFTVRTDEASGQTIISGMGELHLDIIVDRMRREFKVEVNQGQPQVEYKENLTKVASHREVYKKQSGGKGKFADIVFELGPADEGKIGLEFINEIKGGNVPREFVPAIEKGFKAAMKNGPLAGFEVEGIKVVLKDGSFHAVDSDALSFELAAKIGFKEAGRAAKPVIMEPIMKLEVVTPEEYMGNIIGDLNKRRGTISGQEEKNGAVVIKGSVPLSEMFGYVTTLRTLSSGRATSSMELEKYAQTPQNVAEEIIAKSKG; from the coding sequence ATGAGTAGAGATCTAAAATTTACAAGAAACATTGGTATTGCTGCCCACATTGATGCGGGGAAAACTACCACTACAGAAAGGATTTTATTCTATACAGGTGTTAACCATAAAATTGGTGAAGTTCACGATGGTGCTTCTACAATGGACTGGATGGAGCAAGAAGCAGAAAGAGGTATTACCATTACTTCTGCAGCGACAACTTGTAACTGGAATTTCCCAACTGATCAAGGTAAAACTTTACCTGAAACTAAACCTTACCACTTCAACATCATTGATACACCGGGACACGTTGACTTCACAGTAGAAGTAAACAGATCTTTAAGAGTATTGGATGGATTGGTATTCTTATTCTCTGCAGTAGATGGAGTAGAGCCTCAGTCTGAAACAAACTGGAGACTTGCTGACAACTACAAAGTAGCGAGAATGGGATTCGTAAACAAAATGGACAGACAAGGGGCTGACTTCCTTAACGTGGTAAACCAGGTTAAGACTATGTTAGGATCTAATGCAGTTCCAATCGTTTTACCAATCGGTGCTGAAGAAGACTTTAAAGGTGTTGTTGACTTAATTAAAAACAGAGCTATCATCTGGGATGAGGCAGGACAAGGAGCTACTTTCGAGGTAGTGCCAATTCCTGAGGATATGAAGGCTGAAGTTCTAGAATATAGAGAGAAATTAGTAGAAGCTGTTGCTGACTACGATGAGACTTTGATGGAGAAATTCTTCGAAGATCCAGATTCAATCTCTGAAGATGAAATCAACGAAGCTCTTAGAAAAGCTACTATCGATTTATCTATTATCCCAATGACTTGTGGTTCTTCATTCAAAAATAAAGGAGTACAGTTTATGTTGGATGCAGTATGTAAATACTTGCCTTCACCATTGGATAAAGACGATATCAAAGGTACTGATCCAAGAACTGATGCTGAAATTACAAGAAAACCAGACGTAAACGAGCCTTTCTCGGCTTTAGCATTTAAGATTGCTACTGACCCATTCGTGGGAAGATTAGCATTCTTCAGAGCATACTCTGGAAGATTAGATGCAGGTTCTTATATCTTGAACACTCGTTCTGGAGATAAAGAAAGAATCTCAAGAATCTATCAGATGCACGCTAACAAGCAAAATCCAGTAGAATATATTGAAGCTGGTGATATTGGTGCTGCGGTAGGATTCAAATCTATCAAAACTGGTGATACAATGTGTGACGAGAAAAACCCAATCGTTCTTGAATCGATGGTTTTCCCTGATCCGGTAATTGGTATCGCTGTTGAGCCTAAGACGAAGGCTGACCAAGATAAAATGGGTAACGCATTAGCTAAATTAGCTGAAGAAGATCCAACGTTTACGGTTAGAACTGACGAGGCTTCAGGTCAAACAATTATATCTGGAATGGGTGAGCTTCACTTGGATATCATTGTAGACCGTATGAGAAGAGAATTCAAGGTAGAAGTAAACCAGGGTCAACCTCAGGTAGAATACAAAGAAAATCTTACAAAAGTTGCTAGTCACCGTGAAGTTTACAAAAAACAATCTGGTGGTAAAGGTAAATTTGCTGATATCGTATTTGAATTAGGACCTGCTGACGAAGGTAAAATCGGTCTGGAATTTATTAACGAAATCAAAGGTGGTAACGTTCCTAGAGAATTTGTTCCTGCAATTGAAAAAGGCTTTAAAGCTGCAATGAAGAACGGTCCTTTGGCTGGTTTCGAAGTTGAAGGTATTAAAGTTGTTCTTAAAGACGGATCTTTCCACGCGGTGGATTCTGATGCTCTTTCTTTCGAATTAGCTGCTAAAATAGGATTTAAAGAAGCGGGACGTGCTGCTAAGCCAGTAATTATGGAGCCTATCATGAAACTGGAAGTTGTAACTCCAGAAGAATATATGGGTAACATTATTGGTGACCTTAACAAAAGAAGAGGAACTATCAGTGGTCAGGAAGAGAAAAATGGTGCTGTAGTTATCAAAGGATCTGTTCCACTTTCTGAAATGTTTGGATATGTAACAACTCTAAGAACACTTTCATCAGGAAGAGCTACTTCTTCTATGGAATTAGAGAAATATGCTCAAACTCCTCAGAACGTTGCGGAAGAAATTATCGCTAAATCTAAAGGTTAA
- a CDS encoding Dps family protein yields MKNASIIGLKETDCKNISEKLNTLLANYSVFYQNTRGSHWNIKGDQFFTLHPKFEELYNSLVLKIDEIAERILTLGATPAHNYSDYLKVATIKESKEVTDGTKSVENILSSFKVVLDLQRELLDITDAAGDEGTNSQMSDYITEQEKEVWMYNSYLGK; encoded by the coding sequence ATGAAAAATGCAAGTATTATCGGTCTAAAGGAAACCGATTGTAAAAACATTTCAGAAAAGCTAAATACACTTTTAGCCAATTATTCCGTATTCTATCAAAACACCAGAGGTTCTCATTGGAATATTAAAGGCGATCAATTCTTTACTTTACATCCAAAATTTGAAGAGCTTTACAATAGCCTTGTATTAAAGATTGATGAGATTGCAGAAAGAATTTTGACATTAGGAGCAACACCAGCCCATAATTATTCAGATTATTTAAAAGTTGCCACTATAAAAGAGAGTAAAGAAGTAACTGATGGAACAAAAAGTGTGGAGAACATTTTAAGTTCTTTTAAAGTAGTATTGGATCTACAGAGAGAACTTTTGGATATTACCGATGCAGCCGGAGATGAAGGGACAAATTCCCAAATGAGCGATTATATCACTGAACAGGAAAAAGAAGTATGGATGTACAACTCTTATCTTGGTAAATAA
- a CDS encoding DUF6624 domain-containing protein, producing the protein MKKTILVFIIILTTNFSFGQSVPKEYHDKVKTAESLYNAKEFRNSADRYSEAFKSNGWQGSINDRYNAACSWALASVPDSAFFQLNRVAAKYTNYNHITTDTDLNSLHADIRWKPLLEKIKQNKDKAEANLNKPLVEMLSNIYIEDQKYRKEIDGIEKKYGQNSKEIKDHWKMIDEKDSLNLIEVKKILDKYGWVGPDVVGGQGSTTLFLVIQHADLATQEKYLPMMRDAVKNGKAQGSSLALLEDRVALRQGKKQIYGSQIGRDQQTQVYFVSPLEDPDNVDKRRAEVGLPPLAEYVSNWQIKWDVEQYKKELPKLEEKTKKK; encoded by the coding sequence ATGAAAAAAACAATTTTAGTCTTTATAATTATTCTAACAACAAACTTTAGTTTTGGGCAAAGTGTTCCCAAAGAATATCATGATAAAGTTAAAACTGCAGAATCACTTTATAATGCAAAAGAATTCAGAAATTCAGCAGACAGATATTCAGAAGCGTTTAAATCTAATGGCTGGCAGGGCTCTATAAATGACAGATATAATGCTGCTTGTTCGTGGGCATTGGCATCAGTCCCAGACAGTGCGTTCTTTCAACTTAACAGAGTCGCTGCAAAGTACACCAATTATAATCATATAACAACTGACACAGATTTAAACTCTTTACATGCCGATATCCGATGGAAACCATTATTGGAAAAAATCAAGCAGAACAAAGACAAAGCAGAAGCTAATCTTAATAAACCATTGGTAGAAATGCTAAGCAATATCTATATTGAAGATCAGAAATACAGAAAAGAAATTGATGGAATTGAGAAAAAGTATGGACAGAATTCAAAGGAAATAAAAGATCATTGGAAAATGATAGACGAAAAAGATTCTTTGAATTTAATAGAAGTAAAAAAAATTCTTGATAAATATGGCTGGGTAGGCCCTGATGTTGTGGGCGGCCAGGGAAGCACTACATTATTCCTTGTGATCCAGCATGCTGACCTCGCGACACAAGAAAAATATTTACCGATGATGAGAGATGCTGTAAAAAATGGTAAAGCACAGGGCAGCAGTTTAGCTTTGCTCGAAGACAGAGTAGCATTAAGACAAGGCAAAAAACAAATTTACGGCAGCCAAATCGGACGTGATCAACAAACACAGGTTTACTTTGTATCTCCTTTAGAAGACCCCGATAATGTAGATAAAAGACGTGCAGAAGTTGGACTTCCTCCTTTAGCAGAATATGTGAGTAATTGGCAAATTAAATGGGATGTTGAACAGTACAAAAAAGAATTACCTAAACTGGAAGAAAAAACAAAAAAGAAATAA
- a CDS encoding dihydrofolate reductase family protein → MRKLVLKMSVSADGFVCGPNGEIDWLLRTRDQSAFDWIEKTLWDAGVHIMGSRTFHDMVAYWPTSPDPLAVPMNEIPKVVFSKKGFVEQTRDELTTQAFKDSSRQDAEKGIVKTTISKSAGTWSEASIASDIVSDITKLKQQDGKFILAHGGASFAQDLVKHELIDEYRLVIHPVILGKGIPLFALAPNPIELKLESSSHFDSGIIANIYSTIVK, encoded by the coding sequence ATGAGAAAACTAGTTTTAAAAATGTCCGTGTCCGCTGACGGATTTGTCTGTGGACCAAATGGAGAAATTGATTGGCTACTGCGGACAAGAGATCAATCAGCATTTGATTGGATTGAAAAAACACTTTGGGATGCGGGAGTTCACATTATGGGTAGCAGGACATTTCATGATATGGTTGCCTATTGGCCCACATCACCAGACCCTCTGGCAGTTCCAATGAACGAAATACCAAAAGTTGTTTTTTCAAAGAAGGGTTTTGTAGAGCAAACTAGAGATGAATTAACAACCCAGGCTTTCAAAGACAGTTCACGTCAAGATGCCGAAAAAGGAATTGTTAAAACTACCATTTCTAAAAGTGCAGGAACCTGGTCAGAAGCCTCAATTGCGAGTGATATAGTTTCTGACATTACAAAACTTAAACAGCAAGACGGTAAGTTTATTCTGGCTCATGGGGGTGCCAGCTTTGCTCAAGACCTTGTTAAACATGAACTTATTGACGAATATCGACTGGTAATTCACCCTGTCATTCTTGGCAAAGGTATTCCATTGTTTGCATTGGCCCCAAATCCAATTGAATTAAAACTTGAAAGCTCATCCCACTTTGATTCAGGAATCATAGCCAATATCTACTCAACAATCGTAAAATGA
- the rpsG gene encoding 30S ribosomal protein S7 has product MRKTKAKKRPLLPDPKFNDQLVTRFVNNLMLDGKKSIAFKIFYDALEIVENKKGETEKTALEIWKDALTNVMPHVEVRSRRVGGANFQIPMPIRADRKISMAMKWLIKYSKARNDKSMALKLANEVVAASREEGAAYKKKSDTHKMAEANKAFSHFKF; this is encoded by the coding sequence ATGAGAAAGACAAAAGCGAAAAAAAGACCGTTGTTACCAGATCCAAAGTTTAATGATCAATTGGTAACTAGATTCGTAAATAACTTAATGCTAGACGGTAAGAAGTCTATCGCATTCAAAATTTTCTATGATGCATTAGAAATCGTAGAAAATAAAAAAGGAGAGACTGAAAAAACAGCTCTTGAAATCTGGAAAGATGCCCTTACTAACGTAATGCCTCATGTAGAAGTACGTTCAAGAAGAGTAGGTGGAGCTAACTTTCAGATCCCTATGCCAATCAGAGCTGATAGAAAAATTTCTATGGCAATGAAATGGTTAATCAAATATTCAAAAGCTAGAAATGATAAGTCAATGGCTTTAAAATTAGCTAATGAAGTTGTTGCTGCTTCTAGAGAAGAAGGTGCTGCATACAAAAAGAAATCTGATACTCACAAAATGGCGGAAGCTAACAAAGCTTTCTCACACTTTAAATTCTAA
- a CDS encoding sulfatase-like hydrolase/transferase produces MKKIVLYFILGLLVISCTNDNQEVQTVIDNQYAYQTKNIVLLVVDGPRMSETWEEVNRENIPNRVSLLSQGVFISDFKNNGSTNTNPGHSAMCSGVYENIKNNGTELPGYPSIMQQWLKYTGEDKTKAWIITSKDKLEVLNDCKLEDWKGKFQPSVDCGINGNGSGYRPDAVTVDKVKLVMEKYSPNIIVINLKDVDSNGHASNWNGYIDAIKKTDTSIKEIWDHIQSLSAYKNKTTLIVSNDHGRHLDSKGGFAQHGDDCNGCRHIEFFAMGPDFKKNTIISTGNYEQIDITSTMAELLGVPLQYANGKIIKNVFK; encoded by the coding sequence ATGAAAAAAATTGTATTGTATTTTATCCTAGGTCTTTTAGTGATTTCTTGTACAAATGACAACCAAGAAGTACAAACGGTGATCGATAATCAGTATGCATACCAGACGAAAAATATAGTCTTACTGGTGGTTGATGGTCCTCGTATGTCTGAGACTTGGGAAGAAGTCAACAGAGAAAATATTCCCAATAGAGTAAGTCTTTTAAGTCAGGGTGTATTTATCAGTGATTTTAAAAATAATGGAAGTACCAATACTAATCCAGGACACAGTGCTATGTGTAGTGGTGTATATGAGAATATTAAGAATAATGGGACCGAGTTGCCGGGATATCCATCTATTATGCAACAGTGGCTCAAATATACAGGAGAAGATAAAACTAAAGCCTGGATTATAACTTCTAAAGATAAATTGGAAGTACTGAATGACTGTAAGCTTGAAGATTGGAAAGGAAAGTTTCAGCCAAGTGTTGATTGTGGAATCAATGGTAATGGCTCAGGTTACCGACCTGATGCTGTGACTGTGGATAAAGTAAAATTGGTGATGGAGAAGTATTCTCCCAATATTATTGTGATCAATTTGAAAGATGTAGATTCCAATGGGCATGCCAGCAATTGGAATGGATATATTGACGCCATAAAGAAAACCGATACCTCCATTAAAGAAATCTGGGATCATATCCAGTCCCTGTCTGCTTATAAAAATAAGACGACACTTATCGTTTCTAATGATCATGGAAGACATTTAGACTCGAAAGGGGGATTTGCACAACATGGAGATGACTGCAATGGATGCCGACATATCGAATTTTTTGCGATGGGTCCGGATTTTAAGAAAAATACAATAATTAGTACAGGCAATTATGAACAGATTGATATAACCAGTACCATGGCTGAACTTCTGGGGGTTCCATTACAATATGCTAATGGCAAAATAATAAAAAATGTTTTCAAATAA
- the pncB gene encoding nicotinate phosphoribosyltransferase yields the protein MHDVRLNSILDNDFYKITMQNAVVKLFPSTIVKYEFINRGQHLFPEGFDAALREAVTKMAELKLTKDEKKFLARTCPYLALPYLDFLEGYHYDPSEVKIVQKGNDLTVSVEGLWYRTILWEVPLLALISELHYEMNHMERDSNEVVMNKTLEKADSLNRLGVTFAEFGTRRRHSYKVQNLVMEALTQRKDSTFTGSSNVHFAMKFGVKPIGTHAHEWFMFHGAEYGFKMANELALEHWVDVYRGDLGVALSDTYTTDVFFQQFDKKFAKLFDGVRHDSGDALEFADKTIAHYKNNGINPLFKYIIFSDALNLEKVEEITKYCKGKIGVSFGIGTNLTNDVGLKPMNIVMKLIGVQAPNKEWIPTVKLSDEHGKYTGDPKMIELAKEFLRIKD from the coding sequence ATGCACGACGTACGATTGAATTCTATTCTAGACAACGATTTCTATAAAATAACCATGCAAAACGCAGTGGTGAAATTATTTCCAAGCACGATTGTAAAATATGAATTTATAAACAGAGGACAGCATCTTTTCCCGGAAGGTTTTGATGCAGCATTGAGAGAAGCAGTAACTAAAATGGCAGAACTCAAGCTTACCAAGGATGAGAAGAAATTTCTGGCAAGAACATGTCCTTATCTGGCTTTACCCTATCTTGATTTTCTTGAAGGTTATCATTATGATCCATCTGAAGTAAAAATTGTTCAAAAAGGAAATGACCTTACCGTTTCTGTGGAAGGTTTATGGTACAGAACCATTCTTTGGGAAGTTCCATTACTAGCCCTTATCAGTGAACTGCATTATGAAATGAACCATATGGAAAGAGATTCCAATGAGGTTGTGATGAATAAGACACTTGAGAAAGCTGACTCTTTGAACAGACTTGGTGTTACCTTTGCGGAGTTTGGAACGAGAAGAAGACACTCTTATAAGGTTCAGAACCTTGTTATGGAAGCTTTAACGCAAAGAAAAGATTCAACTTTTACCGGTAGTTCGAATGTGCATTTCGCTATGAAATTTGGTGTAAAACCTATTGGAACTCATGCCCACGAATGGTTTATGTTTCATGGTGCTGAATACGGTTTTAAGATGGCCAATGAATTAGCCCTGGAACACTGGGTAGATGTTTATAGAGGAGACCTGGGAGTTGCCCTTTCAGACACTTATACTACAGATGTTTTCTTTCAACAGTTTGACAAAAAATTCGCAAAACTTTTCGATGGGGTACGTCATGACAGTGGAGATGCCCTTGAATTTGCTGATAAAACAATTGCACACTATAAGAACAACGGAATTAATCCATTATTCAAATATATTATTTTCTCTGACGCCTTAAACCTTGAGAAAGTAGAAGAGATCACAAAATACTGTAAAGGAAAAATTGGTGTTTCATTTGGTATAGGAACCAATCTCACCAATGATGTTGGACTAAAACCTATGAATATTGTTATGAAATTAATTGGAGTACAAGCTCCGAATAAAGAATGGATTCCAACTGTAAAACTTTCTGATGAACATGGAAAATATACGGGTGATCCGAAAATGATTGAATTGGCAAAAGAGTTCTTAAGAATAAAAGATTAA